Proteins co-encoded in one Coriobacterium glomerans PW2 genomic window:
- the rplX gene encoding 50S ribosomal protein L24, producing the protein MAMSIKKGDTVKILSGKDRGKQGTVLRAFPTEGKIKVEGIAIVKKAVRPNQQNQQGGIVPQEAKFDASNAMLVCPKCGKATRVGHEAGELEGKRTKLRVCKKCGNKF; encoded by the coding sequence ATGGCAATGTCCATCAAGAAGGGCGACACCGTCAAGATTCTCTCCGGCAAGGATCGCGGCAAGCAGGGCACCGTTCTGCGCGCGTTCCCAACTGAGGGAAAGATCAAGGTTGAAGGGATCGCCATCGTAAAGAAAGCGGTGCGCCCCAATCAGCAGAACCAGCAGGGGGGCATCGTGCCCCAAGAGGCCAAGTTCGATGCGTCCAACGCCATGCTCGTCTGTCCGAAATGCGGAAAGGCAACGCGCGTCGGTCACGAGGCCGGCGAGCTCGAAGGCAAACGCACGAAGTTGCGCGTCTGCAAGAAGTGCGGGAACAAATTCTAG